A stretch of the Aminipila terrae genome encodes the following:
- a CDS encoding Y-family DNA polymerase, whose protein sequence is MVQKIKEINAARQNKATGRAFSGVSFSDTELKSSPGIALDYIIAPPRMALYLAYSTRIYNIYLKYIAPEDIHVYSIDEVFIDATDYLSTYNLSARELATKMILDVLKTTGITASGGIGTNLYLSKVAMDIQAKHIPVDQNGVQIAELDEMSYRCLLWSHRPLTDFWRVGKGYAKKLEKQGLFTMGDIARCSLGNPSDYYNEDLLYKLFGINAELLIDHAWGWEPCTIADIKAYKPSTNSIGSGQVLQCAYPFDKAKLIMREMTDLLVLDLVDKRLVTDQLVLTVGYDIENLTDLKIKELYSGPITIDHYGRYVPKAAHGTVNLGRQTSSTKLIIDAVIELFERIVNKNLLIRRVNIAANHIIDERSIQKNDSFEQLDFFTDYVALQAKKEKEEAEFNQEKKMQKALLEIKRKYGKNAVLKGMNLEEGATTLNRNKQIGGHKA, encoded by the coding sequence GTGGTGCAGAAGATTAAGGAAATAAATGCGGCACGGCAAAATAAGGCAACAGGACGAGCTTTTTCTGGTGTTTCCTTCAGCGATACTGAATTGAAATCCTCACCGGGTATTGCGCTAGACTATATTATTGCTCCGCCTAGAATGGCGCTTTATTTAGCGTACAGCACCCGGATTTACAATATATACTTGAAATACATTGCGCCCGAAGATATCCATGTCTACTCCATTGATGAGGTATTCATTGATGCTACAGATTATCTGAGCACTTACAATCTTTCGGCTCGTGAACTTGCCACAAAAATGATTCTGGATGTACTTAAAACAACTGGCATTACAGCATCGGGGGGAATAGGCACAAACTTGTACCTTTCCAAGGTAGCTATGGATATTCAGGCAAAGCATATTCCGGTGGATCAAAACGGTGTGCAGATTGCTGAATTGGATGAAATGAGCTATCGTTGCTTGCTGTGGTCGCATCGACCTCTAACCGACTTTTGGCGTGTTGGTAAAGGGTATGCCAAAAAGCTTGAGAAACAAGGTCTCTTTACTATGGGAGATATTGCAAGATGCTCTCTCGGTAATCCTAGCGATTATTACAATGAAGATTTACTATACAAGCTATTCGGCATCAATGCGGAGCTATTAATTGACCATGCGTGGGGTTGGGAGCCATGCACAATTGCCGATATTAAAGCCTATAAGCCAAGTACAAACAGCATTGGATCTGGGCAGGTACTTCAATGCGCCTATCCTTTTGACAAAGCGAAGCTAATCATGCGAGAAATGACAGATTTACTGGTACTTGATTTGGTGGACAAAAGGCTTGTGACCGACCAACTAGTTTTGACGGTTGGATATGATATTGAAAATCTGACAGACCTGAAGATAAAGGAATTATATAGTGGGCCAATCACTATAGACCATTACGGACGTTATGTTCCGAAAGCTGCCCATGGTACGGTAAATCTTGGCAGGCAGACCTCCTCGACCAAGCTTATTATAGATGCCGTCATAGAACTGTTTGAGCGCATTGTTAACAAAAATCTTTTGATCAGGAGAGTTAATATCGCAGCGAATCATATTATTGATGAGAGAAGCATTCAAAAGAATGATAGCTTTGAACAGCTTGACTTCTTTACTGATTATGTGGCTTTACAAGCAAAAAAAGAGAAAGAAGAAGCCGAGTTTAACCAAGAAAAAAAGATGCAAAAAGCTTTGCTCGAGATAAAGAGGAAATACGGCAAAAACGCAGTTCTAAAGGGGATGAATCTTGAGGAAGGTGCTACTACATTAAACCGGAATAAGCAGATTGGAGGGCACAAGGCATGA
- a CDS encoding PucR family transcriptional regulator — MSIYVKDLFQLDIFKKFKIVAGQKGLNRRLEAAQVLDFEFVDDYKDKRAIMFDKNSFVLSSLLFAKGDETILMEAMKNLVDFGISAFAYKNVIYKQLPKEIIDFADNNNLPILEFQDEDAYFEDIIFSIMNLLKADSNISLIEEKIKEIINQELSKEEIESRIDAMNPNLQNKIQTFYVEIGDEKKVMNLLLSFNPPEKLESRCIFSKYKKDILFIFSTDKEDRNLQHKLEDTLFYLGLKKDDFKIAMSEVHEDRSKIKMALEEAVQAAIVGKIENKKVIKYEEIGIYQILLPEIKSTYLQKYMKRYLNSILNINEGESDLIKTAVQYVLAGGDLNAASNRLFCHKNTVRYRVNKIHELIDPQSNKMEFFEHLDVAIKIYLLNEYMN; from the coding sequence ATGTCAATATATGTTAAAGACTTGTTTCAACTGGATATTTTTAAAAAATTTAAAATCGTTGCTGGTCAAAAGGGGCTAAATCGCAGGCTTGAAGCAGCTCAGGTATTAGATTTCGAGTTTGTTGATGATTATAAAGATAAAAGAGCCATCATGTTTGATAAAAATAGCTTTGTGCTAAGCAGTCTTCTGTTTGCAAAGGGCGACGAGACAATTTTAATGGAGGCTATGAAAAATTTGGTAGACTTCGGCATTAGTGCTTTTGCCTACAAAAATGTCATCTATAAACAGTTGCCAAAAGAAATTATTGACTTCGCCGATAATAATAATTTACCCATTTTAGAATTTCAAGATGAAGATGCCTATTTTGAAGATATTATTTTTAGCATAATGAATCTGTTAAAGGCAGACTCTAATATTAGTTTAATTGAAGAAAAAATAAAAGAAATCATCAATCAAGAACTTTCCAAGGAAGAAATAGAATCCAGAATTGATGCAATGAATCCTAATTTACAAAATAAAATACAAACATTTTATGTAGAAATAGGAGATGAGAAGAAAGTAATGAATTTACTTTTATCCTTTAATCCGCCGGAGAAGCTAGAGAGCAGATGTATTTTTTCAAAATACAAGAAGGATATTTTATTTATATTTTCTACAGATAAAGAAGATAGAAATTTACAGCATAAACTGGAGGATACACTATTTTATCTGGGATTAAAAAAAGATGATTTTAAAATTGCAATGAGTGAGGTCCATGAAGACAGAAGCAAAATAAAGATGGCTCTGGAAGAAGCTGTGCAGGCTGCAATTGTTGGTAAAATTGAAAATAAAAAGGTAATAAAGTATGAAGAAATCGGAATCTATCAAATTCTATTGCCTGAAATAAAATCCACATATCTGCAAAAATATATGAAAAGGTATTTAAATTCAATATTAAATATAAATGAAGGGGAAAGTGATTTAATTAAGACTGCGGTACAATATGTTTTGGCCGGGGGAGATTTAAATGCAGCATCAAATCGTTTGTTTTGCCATAAAAATACGGTGCGCTACAGAGTAAATAAGATACATGAATTAATTGATCCCCAAAGTAATAAAATGGAGTTTTTTGAACATTTAGATGTAGCTATAAAGATTTATTTACTTAATGAATATATGAATTAA
- a CDS encoding ornithine cyclodeaminase family protein, translating to MFKLKVLCKEETEQILAMNAVIDKVQEVYKQKALGETEVFPLIFHEFTPGVADMDIKSGWLKGSGLFGLKVVSWFGENVNKQIPALIGTVLVFDDNTGAPIGILDGSYITGIRTGAAGALGAKYLARTNSEKLLLVGAGHVAAFQIAAMLTLFPDITEVMVYDALDYTSAEAFVNNIKTEFLNKLGITYNKDLEFKAVKDIKSATEKSDIIITVTPAREPLIMAEWVKPGTHFSCIGADMAGKEEIDPQILKRARIFVDDVNQCINVGEIEIPIKKNIITKEDIAGEIGEIIAGITKGRENEEQITVFDATGTALLDLITAKLAFEEAEKKNIGTTVNL from the coding sequence ATGTTTAAGTTGAAAGTTTTATGTAAGGAAGAAACAGAGCAAATACTTGCAATGAATGCGGTTATTGATAAAGTGCAAGAAGTATATAAACAAAAAGCATTAGGAGAAACAGAGGTATTCCCACTTATTTTTCATGAGTTTACTCCCGGTGTTGCAGACATGGACATTAAATCAGGATGGTTAAAAGGCAGCGGCTTGTTTGGCTTGAAAGTAGTGTCCTGGTTCGGTGAGAATGTCAATAAACAAATACCTGCTCTGATAGGGACTGTTCTAGTATTTGATGATAATACTGGGGCACCAATTGGAATTCTGGATGGTTCATATATTACTGGAATTCGTACGGGAGCAGCGGGTGCTTTAGGGGCTAAATACTTGGCAAGAACTAATTCAGAAAAATTATTGCTGGTGGGAGCAGGGCATGTAGCGGCTTTTCAAATTGCAGCTATGTTAACGTTATTTCCAGATATAACGGAAGTAATGGTTTATGATGCTCTTGACTACACTTCTGCTGAGGCTTTTGTAAATAATATTAAGACAGAATTTTTAAACAAACTTGGAATAACCTATAATAAAGATTTGGAATTTAAAGCAGTTAAAGATATAAAAAGCGCTACTGAAAAAAGTGATATTATCATAACTGTAACACCGGCCAGAGAGCCCCTCATAATGGCTGAATGGGTAAAACCAGGGACACATTTTAGTTGTATTGGTGCAGATATGGCTGGGAAAGAAGAAATTGATCCGCAAATACTTAAGAGAGCAAGGATTTTTGTTGATGATGTAAATCAGTGCATAAATGTGGGAGAAATAGAAATTCCCATTAAAAAGAATATCATCACAAAAGAAGATATTGCAGGTGAAATTGGTGAGATTATAGCAGGCATAACAAAGGGAAGAGAGAATGAGGAACAAATTACAGTATTTGACGCAACAGGAACGGCTTTGCTTGATTTGATAACTGCAAAACTAGCATTTGAAGAAGCAGAAAAAAAGAATATAGGAACGACTGTAAATTTATAG
- a CDS encoding YolD-like family protein, with protein MTRTYDDIIHLPHHVSTTHPHMAVSDRAAQFSPFAALTGYDAAIKETARLTDERVAIDEYMKDVLNNKLRIILDRIKEHTQIAITYFQPDEKKNGGSYVTTSGTVKKINEYERIVVMTDDTEIPIDEISSIDGNIFENM; from the coding sequence ATGACAAGGACATATGACGATATTATACATCTACCGCATCATGTTTCTACTACACACCCTCATATGGCAGTCAGTGACCGGGCAGCTCAGTTTTCTCCCTTCGCCGCCTTAACTGGCTATGATGCAGCAATCAAAGAAACTGCAAGACTGACTGATGAGAGAGTTGCCATAGACGAATATATGAAAGATGTTTTGAACAATAAGTTACGGATTATCTTAGATCGGATTAAAGAACATACCCAAATCGCAATCACTTACTTTCAGCCGGATGAAAAGAAGAATGGCGGATCCTATGTTACCACTTCTGGTACGGTTAAAAAGATAAATGAATATGAAAGGATTGTCGTTATGACCGATGATACAGAGATCCCTATTGATGAAATAAGCAGCATAGATGGGAATATATTTGAAAATATGTAG